In a genomic window of Streptomyces sp. NBC_01231:
- a CDS encoding glycerophosphodiester phosphodiesterase, translated as MATQESQHESTEQARTGRRALLGAAVLGAGGAVLGLSGTARAAGAGHGGGVSGLPVPTIIGHRGASGYRPEHTFGSYQLALDLGADIVEAGDLVPTKDGHLVCRHEPEIGGTTDVAHHPEFAGRKTTKVLDGVSTTGWFTEDFTLAELKTLRAIERIPANRPHNTLYDGRWEIPTFEEVLKWQDEQTRKRGRQVWIYPETKHPTYFRKLGLGLEERVAKLLRKYGKDKRNSPVILQSFEPTSIQRLNKLVDNPLAVLLSSADSRPWDFVETGDPRTVADLVTRKGLREIAGYAQGIGPTLDLVIPKDVGGRLTTPTTLVKDAHAVGLLLHPYTMRNENPFLPADFRKGTDADAYGDAFGAFQVYFATGIDGVFTDNPDTGLLARADFVNG; from the coding sequence ATGGCAACGCAGGAGTCGCAGCACGAGTCGACCGAGCAGGCGCGCACGGGACGCCGGGCGCTGCTCGGTGCCGCGGTGCTCGGTGCGGGCGGAGCGGTCCTCGGACTGTCCGGCACCGCGAGAGCGGCGGGCGCGGGACACGGCGGTGGAGTGAGCGGCCTGCCGGTTCCCACGATCATCGGCCACCGCGGCGCGAGCGGCTACCGCCCCGAACACACCTTCGGCTCCTACCAGCTGGCTCTCGACCTGGGCGCCGACATCGTCGAGGCCGGCGACCTGGTGCCGACCAAGGACGGTCACCTCGTCTGCCGCCACGAGCCGGAGATCGGCGGCACCACGGATGTCGCGCACCACCCCGAGTTCGCGGGCCGCAAGACCACCAAGGTCCTCGACGGCGTCTCCACCACCGGCTGGTTCACCGAGGACTTCACCCTCGCCGAGCTGAAGACGCTCCGCGCGATAGAGCGCATCCCGGCCAACCGCCCGCACAACACCCTCTACGACGGCCGCTGGGAGATCCCCACCTTCGAGGAGGTCCTGAAGTGGCAGGACGAGCAGACCCGTAAGCGCGGCAGGCAGGTCTGGATCTACCCCGAGACCAAGCACCCCACGTACTTCCGCAAGCTGGGCCTGGGCCTGGAGGAGCGGGTCGCCAAGCTGCTGCGCAAGTACGGCAAGGACAAGCGGAACTCGCCGGTCATCCTGCAGTCCTTCGAACCGACCAGCATCCAGCGCCTGAACAAGCTCGTCGACAACCCGCTGGCGGTGCTTCTCTCCTCGGCCGACAGCCGCCCCTGGGACTTCGTCGAGACCGGTGACCCGCGCACGGTCGCCGACCTCGTCACCCGCAAGGGCCTGAGGGAGATCGCCGGCTACGCCCAGGGCATCGGCCCGACCCTGGACCTGGTCATCCCGAAGGACGTCGGCGGCCGGCTCACCACGCCGACCACCCTGGTGAAGGACGCCCACGCGGTCGGCCTGCTGCTGCACCCGTACACCATGCGCAACGAGAACCCCTTCCTGCCCGCGGACTTCCGCAAGGGCACGGACGCGGACGCGTACGGCGACGCCTTCGGCGCCTTCCAGGTCTACTTCGCCACAGGCATCGACGGAGTCTTCACCGACAACCCGGACACCGGTCTGCTGGCCCGCGCGGACTTCGTCAACGGCTGA